One part of the Phragmites australis chromosome 3, lpPhrAust1.1, whole genome shotgun sequence genome encodes these proteins:
- the LOC133911333 gene encoding cell number regulator 6 produces the protein MADDATSSHPSRYVKLTKDQDAPLPAEDIRPGELNQPVHVPQLAGRRCSECGQVLPESYEPPADEPWTTGIFGCTDDPETCRTGLFCPCVLFGRNVEALREDIPWTTPCVCHAVFVEGGITLAILTAIFHGVDPRTSFLIGEGLVFSWWLCATYTGIFRQELQRKYHLKNSPCDPCMVHCCLHWCANCQEHRERRGRLAENSAVPMTAVNPPPVQEMSMEENRAPAAPENGAANTEHEAPKSEHEDVEVIPL, from the exons ATGGCGGACGATGCGACGAGCAGCCACCCATCTCGGTACGTCAAGCTCACCAAGGACCAGGACGCCCCCCTTCCCGCCGAGGACATCCGCCCCGGAGAGCTCAACCAGCCAGTCCACGTCCCGCAG CTTGCAGGCCGGAGGTGCAGCGAGTGCGGCCAGGTCCTGCCCGAGAGCTACGAGCCGCCCGCCGACGAGCCCTGGACCACCGGCATCTTCGGATGCACCGACGACCCCGAAACCT GCCGAACCGGATTGTTTTGTCCTTGCGTGCTGTTTGGGCGCAACGTTGAGGCCCTTAGAGAGGATATCCCTTGGACAACACCTTGCGTTTGCCATGCTGTCTTTGTTGAAGGAGGGATCACGCTGGCAATTCTCACAGCAATATTTCATGGTGTCGATCCAAGGACATCATTTCTGATTGGAGAAGGTTTGGTATTCAGTTGGTGGTTATGTGCTACCTATACTGGCATTTTTCGTCAAGAACTTCAGAGGAAATACCATCTCAAG AACTCTCCCTGTGACCCTTGCATGGTCCACTGCTGCTTGCATTGGTGTGCAAATTGTCAGGAGCATCGCGAGAGGAGGGGTCGGCTTGCAGAGAACAGTGCCGTGCCAATGACCGCAGTGAATCCGCCTCCAGTGCAAGAGATGAGCATGGAAGAGAATCGTGCTCCTGCTGCCCCAGAGAATGGAGCAGCCAATACTGAGCATGAAGCGCCAAAGAGTGAGCACGAAGATGTGGAGGTCATTCCTCTATAG
- the LOC133911334 gene encoding coatomer subunit alpha-3-like, whose amino-acid sequence MLTKFETKSNRVKGLAFHPRRPWILASLHSGVIQMWDYRMGTLLDRFDEHDGPVRGVHFHATQPLFVSGGDDYKIKVWNYKTHRCLFTLHGHLDYIRTVQFHDEYPWIVSASDDQTIRIWNWQSRTCVAVLTGHNHYVMCASFHPKEDLVVSASLDQTVRVWDIGALKKKSVSPADDIMRLTQMNTDLFGGVDAVVKYVLEGHDRGVNWASFHPTLPLIVSGADDRQVKLWRMNDTKAWEVDTLRGHMNNVSCVMFHAKQDIIVSNSEDKSIRIWDATKRTAIQTFRREHDRFWILAAHPEMNLLAAGHDSGMIVFKLERERPAFSVSGDTVFYVKDRFLRYYEYSTQKEVQVAPIRRPGTVSLNQSPTTLSYSPTENAILICSDVDGGSYELYIVPKDSAGRSDYLQEARKGAGGSAVFIARNRFAVLEKSSNNVLVKNLKNEIVKKTPLPLATDAIYYAGTGNILCKAEDRVAIFDLQQRLVLGELQAPTVKYVVWSSDMESIALLSKHAIVIANKKLVHRCTLHETIRVKSGAWDENGVFIYTTLNHIKYCLPNGDSGIIRTLYVPIYITRVIGNSIFCLDRDGKNKLITVDASEYIFKLALFRKRYDHVMSMIKNSQLCGQAVISYLQQKGFPEVALHFVKDEKTRFNLALESGNIQIAVASAKELDDKDHWYRLGIEALRQGNVGIVEYAYQRTKNFDRLAFLYLITGYLDKVGFMCKIAGQNNNLMGQFHNALYLGDVRKRVEILENAGQLPLAYVTAATHGLIEIAERLVAELGENAPSLPEGKASSLLIPPAPLTSCGDWPLLKVMRGIFDAGLDATGRADQDEYCEDAGGDWGDEELDIVDVNNVMENGDIVDHNEEDEANEEEGGWDLEDLELPPETETPKAAGPARSSLFVAPTPGMPVSQIWTQKSSLAGEHAAAGNFDTAMRLLSRQLGVKNFTPLKPLFLDAHMGSHTFLRAFASAPVVSVAIEKGWTESASPNVRGPPALVFTFSQMDGKLKAAYKATTEGKFPEALRQFLNILHIIPLLIVDSRREVDEVKELIEIVREYVLGLRMEVKRKELKDDATRQQELAAYFTNCKLQKVHMRLVLTSAMGLCFKGGNYATAANFARMLLEKSPNEAQAKKARQVVQACGERKDGCQLNYDFRNPFVVCGATFVPIYRGQKDVSCPYCGSRFVPSVQGELCTICELSVVGADASGLLCSPTQSR is encoded by the exons ATGCTGACCAAGTTCGAGACCAAGAGCAACCGGGTGAAGGGGCTCGCCTTCCACCCGCGGCGCCCATGGATCCTCGCCAGCCTCCACAGCGGCGTCATCCAGATGTGGGACTACCGCATGGGTACCCTCCTCGACCGCTTCGACGAGCACGACGGGCCCGTCCGCGGCGTCCACTTCCACGCAACGCAGCCGCTCTTCGTCTCCGGAG GTGATGACTACAAGATTAAGGTGTGGAACTACAAGACTCACCGCTGCCTCTTCACACTCCATGGCCACCTCGACTACATTCGCACCGTGCAGTTCCATGACGAGTATCCGTGGATCGTCAGTGCCAGTGACGACCAGACAATCCGTATCTGGAACTGGCAGTCACGCACCTGTGTCGCCGTGCTGACAGGGCATAATCACTATGTCATGTGTGCTTCCTTCCATCCCAAGGAGGACCTTGTCGTGTCAGCGTCTCTGGATCAGACTGTTCGGGTATGGGATATTGGGGCACTAAAGAAGAAATCAGTCTCGCCAGCAGATGACATTATGCGTCTCACTCAGATGAACACTGACCTCTTTGGAGGCGTCGATGCGGTGGTCAAGTATGTCTTGGAGGGTCATGACCGCGGGGTCAACTGGGCCTCATTTCATCCCACCTTACCACTTATTGTTTCTGGGGCTGATGACCGTCAAGTCAAGCTGTGGAGAATGAACG ACACCAAGGCATGGGAGGTTGATACTTTGAGAGGCCACATGAACAATGTGTCTTGCGTAATGTTCCACGCGAAGCAGGACATCATCGTATCCAACTCAGAAGACAAAAGCATTCGCATTTGGGATGCCACAAAGAGAACTGCCATCCAGACATTCAGGCGTGAGCATGACCGCTTCTGGATTCTTGCCGCTCACCCTGAGATGAATCTTCTTGCAGCTGGTCATGACAGTGGCATGATTGTGTTTAAGTTGGAGAGGGAGCGCCCAGCTTTCAGCGTCAGTGGTGATACAGTGTTCTATGTGAAGGACCGATTCCTCCGGTACTATGAATACTCCACACAGAAGGAGGTCCAGGTTGCTCCCATTAGAAGGCCTGGAACAGTCAGCTTGAATCAGTCACCAACAACATTATCATACAGTCCAACTGAGAATGCAATCTTGATCTGCTCCGATGTGGATGGGGGCTCATATGAGCTATACATCGTTCCCAAGGACTCTGCTGGCAGGTCTGATTATTTGCAGGAGGCAAGGAAGGGAGCTGGTGGTTCTGCAGTTTTCATAGCCCGCAATCGATTTGCAGTGCTGGAGAAGAGCAGCAACAATGTTTTGGTTAAGAACCTTAAAAATGAGATTGTGAAGAAAACCCCTCTTCCTCTTGCAACAGATGCAATTTATTATGCTGGGACAGGCAACATATTGTGCAAAGCTGAAGACAGGGTGGCGATCTTTGATCTGCAGCAGAGGCTTGTTCTTGGCGAACTCCAAGCACCTACTGTCAAGTATGTAGTTTGGTCCAGTGATATGGAGTCTATTGCACTGCTTAGCAAGCACGCCATAGTCATTGCAAACAAGAAGCTGGTCCATCGCTGCACGCTTCATGAAACCATACGTGTAAAGAGTGGTGCATGGGATGAAAATGGTGTATTCATATACACCACTTTGAACCATATCAAGTATTGCCTTCCTAATGGAGACAGTGGCATCATCAGAACACTTTATGTCCCAATTTACATTACCAGAGTTATCGGGAACAGCATCTTCTGCTTAGATCGTGATGGAAAGAACAAGTTGATAACAGTCGATGCTTCTGAATACATTTTCAAGCTCGCCCTTTTCCGGAAACGCTATGACCATGTCATGAGTATGATTAAGAACTCGCAGCTGTGTGGGCAGGCTGTGATTTCTTATTTACAACAGAAGGGGTTTCCAGAAGTTGCTCTCCACTTTGTGAAAGATGAGAAGACCAGATTTAATCTGGCTCTTGAGAGTGGAAACATCCAGATTGCTGTTGCTTCTGCGAAGGAACTTGATGACAAGGATCACTGGTACAGGTTGGGAATTGAGGCTTTGAGGCAGGGAAACGTTGGTATCGTTGAATATGCATACCAGCGGACAAAGAATTTCGACAGGCTTGCTTTTCTCTATCTTATAACTGGTTACTTGGACAAGGTGGGCTTTATGTGTAAGATTGCTGGGCAGAATAACAATTTGATGGGCCAGTTCCATAATGCACTGTATCTCGGGGATGTACGGAAGCGAGTTGAGATCTTGGAGAATGCAGGGCAGCTACCTCTTGCATATGTAACTGCTGCCACTCATGGCCTCATTGAAATTGCTGAGAGGCTTGTTGCTGAGTTGGGGGAGAATGCCCCTTCTCTACCTGAAGGGAAAGCTAGCTCACTGCTGATTCCTCCTGCTCCTCTTACATCTTGTGGCGACTGGCCTTTATTGAAGGTGATGCGTGGTATCTTTGATGCTGGACTAGATGCTACTGGGAGGGCAGATCAGGATGAATACTGTGAAGATGCTGGTGGTGACTGGGGTGATGAAGAACTAGACATTGTTGACGTAAATAATGTGATGGAAAATGGAGATATTGTTGACCACAATGAGGAAGATGAGGCAAACGAAGAGGAAGGTGGCTGGGACCTTGAAGATCTGGAATTGCCACCTGAGACAGAGACGCCAAAGGCTGCTGGTCCGGCCCGTTCCTCTTTGTTTGTGGCTCCCACTCCAGGCATGCCTGTCAGCCAAATTTGGACGCAGAAGTCATCCCTCGCTGGGGAGCATGCTGCAGCTGGCAACTTTGACACTGCAATGCGATTGCTTAGCCGCCAGTTGGGTGTCAAGAATTTTACTCCTCTGAAGCCTTTGTTTCTTGATGCACACATGGGCAGTCATACCTTTTTGCGTGCATTTGCAAGTGCTCCGGTTGTATCTGTAGCTATTGAGAAAGGCTGGACTGAATCTGCTAGTCCTAATGTGAGGGGCCCACCTGCACTTGTCTTTACCTTCTCGCAAATGGATGGCAAGCTTAAGGCTGCATATAAAGCCACAACCGAGGGTAAATTCCCTGAAGCACTGAGGCAGTTCCTGAACATCCTACACATCATCCCGCTCCTTATTGTGGACTCGCGAAGAGAAGTTGATGAAGTAAAGGAGCTGATTGAGATTGTGAGAGAGTATGTCCTTGGTCTTAGGATGGAAGTCAAAAGGAAGGAGCTGAAAGATGACGCCACCCGGCAACAGGAGTTGGCTGCGTACTTCACTAACTGCAAGCTGCAGAAGGTTCACATGCGCCTTGTCCTCACTAGCGCTATGGGCCTTTGCTTCAAGGGCGGAAACTATGCTACTGCAGCAAATTTTGCCCGGATGCTTCTGGAGAAGAGCCCCAATGAGGCCCAAGCGAAGAAGGCTAGGCAAGTTGTGCAGGCCTGTGGGGAAAGGAAGGATGGCTGTCAGTTGAACTATGACTTCAGGAATCCGTTTGTGGTGTGTGGAGCAACCTTTGTTCCGATATACCGGGGGCAGAAGGATGTTTCCTGCCCGTACTGTGGATCTCGGTTCGTGCCCTCGGTTCAAGGTGAGCTGTGTACCATATGCGAGCTCTCGGTTGTTGGGGCAGATGCTTCTGGCCTGCTCTGCTCGCCTACACAATCGAGATAA
- the LOC133911332 gene encoding phosphatidylserine decarboxylase proenzyme 1, mitochondrial: MRFRVRPPWPLLASGRHHLSRRLHAKSGHSGAGQGNFLLPGATAAVLVMLGALHARRMYDDKKVVERKEKGIEPEFSPDFKASFLRLLPLRSMSRFWGSLMEVEVPVFMRPTIYKAWARAFHSDLQEAALPLEEYPSLQAFFTRCLKEGSRPIDPDPNCLVSPVDGKVLRLGELRGPGTLIEQVKGFSYSVSSLLGTSSSLHDATEEDFSREHIEQNMPKNSNTKSWWRVSVASPKLQDQTLLSPKKGIFYCVIYLHPGDYHRVHSPVDWNILKRRHFSGHLFPQNERAVRTIRNLYVENERVVLEGRWKEGFVAIAAVGATNVGSIKLSIEPELRTNRPGSRMLRSQSPEERIYEPEGTGVIVKKGEEIAGFKMGSTVVLVFEAPVWKAREDGTMSSDFNFCIRAGDKIRVGEAIGRWSESS, translated from the exons ATGAGGTTTAGGGTTCGTCCCCCATGGCCCCTCCTCGCCTCAGGCCGCCACCACCTCTCTCGCCGCCTCCACGCCAAATCCGGCCACTCTGGCGCCGGCCAAG GCAATTTTCTTCTACCTGGTGCAACAGCAGCAGTTCTTGTCATGCTTGGTGCTCTTCATGCTAGGCGTATGTATGATGACAAGAAA GTTGTTGAAAGGAAGGAGAAAGGAATTGAGCCAGAGTTTTCGCCAGATTTTAAG GCTTCGTTTTTGAGGCTTCTACCACTGCGTTCTATGTCGCGTTTCTGGGGATCCTTGATGGAAGTG GAAGTCCCAGTTTTCATGCGTCCCACCATCTATAAAGCATGGGCTAGAGCATTTCACTCTG ATTTGCAAGAAGCTGCTCTTCCTCTAGAAGAATATCCTTCTTTACAAGCATTCTTCACCCGCTGTCTCAAAGAAGGATCAAGGCCTATTGACCCAGATCCAAACTGTCTG GTGAGTCCTGTGGATGGTAAAGTTTTGCGGCTTGGAGAGCTACGAGGTCCAGGAACCTTGATTGAGCAAGTGAAAGGCTTTTCTTATTctgtttcttctcttcttggtaCGAGTTCATCCCTTCATGATGCCACAGAGGAAGATTTTTCTAGGGAGCACATAGAGCAAAATATGCCCAAGAATTCAAATACAAAATCATGGTGGCGAGTATCAGTTGCTTCACCTAAACTACAGGATCAAACACTGTTGAg CCCAAAGAAAGGCATCTTTTATTGTGTCATTTATTTACACCCTGGTGATTATCATCGAGTTCACTCTCCTGTTGATTGGAATATTTTAAAACGTCGGCATTTCTCAG GTCATCTCTTCCCCCAGAATGAACGTGCTGTGCGGACCATCAGAAACCTGTATGTCGAGAATGAAAGG GTGGTACTTGAAGGTCGATGGAAAGAAGGCTTTGTTGCAATTGCAGCAGTTGGTGCTACTAATGTTGGTTCTATCAAA CTATCTATTGAACCAGAGCTGAGGACAAATAGACCAGGGTCAAGGATGCTTCGCTCCCAGTCTCCTGAGGAACGTATATATGAACCTGAAGGCACCGGCGTGATTGTCAAAAAGGGGGAAGAG ATAGCAGGATTTAAGATGGGATCAACCGTTGTCCTGGTGTTTGAGGCCCCCGTGTGGAAGGCAAGGGAAGACGGCACCATGTCTTCCGACTTCAATTTCTGCATCAGGGCTGGCGATAAGATTAGGGTGGGAGAAGCCATTGGGCGGTGGAGCGAATCATCATAG